Below is a genomic region from Terriglobales bacterium.
GGTCGGGCAGATGATCAATATCCGCTACTTTACCGACTTCCAGAACTTTGAGAGCGACAATTACAAGCAGATACGGGACCAGATCCAGAAGTATCACATCGGCTCCATGGTGCTGACGGTGCACGTGGATGGGCCTATCCTTTTGAAAAACCCGCCGCTGGAAGTTGCGGCCGTGGCCAATCAGTTACAGCGTGATTCCAAGCTGCCCTTGCTGATGGCGGCGGATTTTGAGCGCGGGCTGGATTCGCGGGTGAAGTCAGTCCCGGTTTTTCCTGACGCAATGGCGTTTGGCGCGGTCGGTAGCACGGACTACGCCGAGAAATTTGGTGCGATTACGGCGGAAGAGTCGCGAGCGATCGGCATCCACTGGAACCTGTTTCCGGTGGCGGACGTGAATATCAACCCGGCCAATCCCATCATTAATACACGCTCGTTTGGAGAGAGCCCTGACGAGGTGGGCGCGTTGGTGGCGGCGTTCATCAAAGGATCGCATGAGCATGGCATGCTGGCTACGGCCAAGCACTTTCCTGGACACGGCGATACCGGCACGGATTCTCACCTGGGTGTGGCCAGAGTGGACGGCGATCTGGCGCGTTTGCAGAAGGTTGAACTGCCACCGTTCCAAAAAGCCATCGGTGCTGACGTGGATTCGATCATGGTAGCGCATGTTTCGGCCCCTGCGCTTGATCCCGATCCGAATAAGGTTGCGACGGTTTCGCACAAAGTAATCACCGATGTTCTGAGGAACCAACTCGGATTTCAAGGCGTGGTCGTAACGGACGCGATGGATATGCGCGGGCTGACCAGCCTGTATCCGCCAGGCCAAGGAAATCCGATGGCGAGAGCTGCGGTCGATGCGGTGAAGGCAGGGAACGACGTGATCCTGTGGCCGACCGATCTGGATGGAGCGTTTAACGGTATTGTTGACGCGGTCAAGAAGGGTGAGATTACGGAGGCGCAGATTGATGCTTCGGTGAAAAAGATCCTGGAGCTGAAAGCCTCTGTAGGTCTGGATAAAAACCGTTTTGTTGATCTGCAGCAGGTGTCATATCTGGTCAGCAAGCCGGAGGATTTAGCGTTTGCCCAGCAGGTAGCAGATGAAGCAGTAACGTTGGTGCGAAACAATAATCAGGTGCTGCCCTTGCAGAAGCTGCAGGTCCCTGCGACTGAAGCCGAAATCTTTCAGGCCAACGTGAAACCCAGCAAGCAAGTGGTGGCCATTGTTATCACCGATACGATTCGTGGAGAGTGGGGGCAGGCATTCAAAGCTGCGTTCAGGCAACGGCGTGCGGACACGACTTTCTTTCAGGTGGACAATTCCGTGGCCGGAGTTTTAGCACCCGAGATCCTGCAGGCCGTGAAAGAGGCGGACAAGGTAGTGGTGGCGGCGTACATTGTGCCTACACCAGCCAAGCAGGTCTTGGTGGAGGGAAAGCTGGTGAATAGCGTAGGCCTCGAACAGGGGAGCGGGGAGCTGCTGCGGCAGATACTCGAAATCGCTGGGTCGAAAACTGCGGTGATTGCGTTGGGGAATCCGTATGTGGCGCAGAATTTTCCCAGCGTGCAGACGTATATCTGTACGTATTCCAATGCCACGAGTTCTGAGCTGAGCGCAGTCAAAGCATTGTTTGGAGAGTTGCAATCGCATGGTAAATTGCCGGTTACATTGCCGGGGATCGCGGAGAGGGGATTTTCATTGCCCTGGCCTTCGGCCGCGCAAAGCGGTGCGGCGAGTTCGGGCGGGCATGAATGAGCAAGAACGGCAGCACCGATACGGATTTCATCGAGCATTATTTCTATTTCCCAGAAAGGTTCAATGCTGATAAAGCAGCTGAGCGTCTGCAAGCAAAAGGCTGGCGAGTTCAGGTAACCAAGGGAGCTGACGAAGAAAACTGGCTGGTTTTTGCAACACAACTGTCGCCCATTGAAGACGAATTAGAGAAGCTTTGGTGGGAGCTGACTCGTTTGGCCAAAGAATTCAATGGAGAATACGATGGTTATGGCCGTCCAGGATGAATATTGCTTCGCTGTCAATGACGCAGATCACAAATAGTATCAGCGATTGAATGGACTAGGCGCGAACGCAGCAGTTGATTTAGGATAATTTATTTAAGACAACCCTAAGGACAAACTCATATGCGAATTGGAATTCTTACTGGTGGTGGTGATTGCCCCGGACTCAATGCTGTGATCCGAGCCGTGGTACGAAAAGGCATTCTTCATTACAACGATGAGTTCATCGGATTCATCGAGGGCTGGCGCGGCGTCCTGGAGAACAAGACGACCAAGCTGGACCTGAACGCTGTCTCCGACATCCTGCTGCGCGGCGGGACCATCCTGCGGACATCGCGCACCAACCCAGCCAAGCGCGAGGGCGGCTTGGCGCAATGCATTGAGACCTTCACCAAGAACAAACTCGATGCACTCATTACCCTGGGCGGGGACGATACGCAATCGGTCTCCAAGAAGCTCTTTGAGCAAGGGATCAAGGTCGTGGGCGTGCCCAAGACCATTGATAACGACCTGAGCGGCACCGACCTGTGCTTTGGCTTCGATACGGCCGTCAGCATCGCCACGGAGGCCATAGACCGCGTGCATACGACGGCAGAGGCCCACAACCGCGTCATTGTGGTCGAGGTCATGGGTCGCGATTCCGGCTGGATTGCGGTTTATAGCGGCGTGGCCAGCGGCGCGGACATCATCCTGGTGCCGGAAAAGCCATTCGATCTGGATGAAGTTGCTCAGACCCTGAAGCAGCGCAAAGAGGAAGG
It encodes:
- a CDS encoding glycoside hydrolase family 3 N-terminal domain-containing protein; its protein translation is MSVLAQDKDKSQKNKPVQTSPVQLSKDGRKWVEKTLKKLSLEEKVGQMINIRYFTDFQNFESDNYKQIRDQIQKYHIGSMVLTVHVDGPILLKNPPLEVAAVANQLQRDSKLPLLMAADFERGLDSRVKSVPVFPDAMAFGAVGSTDYAEKFGAITAEESRAIGIHWNLFPVADVNINPANPIINTRSFGESPDEVGALVAAFIKGSHEHGMLATAKHFPGHGDTGTDSHLGVARVDGDLARLQKVELPPFQKAIGADVDSIMVAHVSAPALDPDPNKVATVSHKVITDVLRNQLGFQGVVVTDAMDMRGLTSLYPPGQGNPMARAAVDAVKAGNDVILWPTDLDGAFNGIVDAVKKGEITEAQIDASVKKILELKASVGLDKNRFVDLQQVSYLVSKPEDLAFAQQVADEAVTLVRNNNQVLPLQKLQVPATEAEIFQANVKPSKQVVAIVITDTIRGEWGQAFKAAFRQRRADTTFFQVDNSVAGVLAPEILQAVKEADKVVVAAYIVPTPAKQVLVEGKLVNSVGLEQGSGELLRQILEIAGSKTAVIALGNPYVAQNFPSVQTYICTYSNATSSELSAVKALFGELQSHGKLPVTLPGIAERGFSLPWPSAAQSGAASSGGHE
- a CDS encoding ribonuclease E inhibitor RraB, with the protein product MSKNGSTDTDFIEHYFYFPERFNADKAAERLQAKGWRVQVTKGADEENWLVFATQLSPIEDELEKLWWELTRLAKEFNGEYDGYGRPG
- a CDS encoding 6-phosphofructokinase, coding for MRIGILTGGGDCPGLNAVIRAVVRKGILHYNDEFIGFIEGWRGVLENKTTKLDLNAVSDILLRGGTILRTSRTNPAKREGGLAQCIETFTKNKLDALITLGGDDTQSVSKKLFEQGIKVVGVPKTIDNDLSGTDLCFGFDTAVSIATEAIDRVHTTAEAHNRVIVVEVMGRDSGWIAVYSGVASGADIILVPEKPFDLDEVAQTLKQRKEEGHLFAVVVVAEGAKVAGGALDLGAAKDEFGHVRLGGIGNLLAQEIETRAGLETRAVVLGHIQRGGTPTAFDRMLATRYGVGAIDMVHRGEFGHLAALRGQEIVSVPLQEALQENRKVPQNLLDLAYSLQEKKAVLSTR